A region from the Musa acuminata AAA Group cultivar baxijiao chromosome BXJ1-10, Cavendish_Baxijiao_AAA, whole genome shotgun sequence genome encodes:
- the LOC135594806 gene encoding pterocarpan synthase 1-like, producing the protein MASFPHSSSPIHHLLVFFLLFAAATAFPVTSEFELGIQKRIHFRVYFHETFLGPDNTTVTVVNMSLPYTFGDIDIFDAVLRVGSDASSTVVGRAQGAGFHMSQQEEASLIPLVLVFTAGEFADSTLTAIGRLDASGKAERAIVGGTGVFQYAWGKLASELVTSSVEGLVAAFDVYVIYYTDVGCSAIA; encoded by the coding sequence ATGGCTTCGTTCCCACACAGCTCCTCTCCTATCCACCAcctcctcgtcttcttcctcctcttcgctgCTGCCACGGCCTTCCCCGTCACCTCCGAGTTCGAACTCGGCATCCAGAAGAGAATCCACTTCCGCGTCTACTTCCACGAGACCTTTCTCGGCCCCGACAACACCACCGTCACCGTGGTGAACATGAGCCTCCCCTACACCTTCGGGGACATCGACATCTTCGACGCCGTGCTGAGGGTCGGCTCCGACGCTAGCTCGACGGTCGTCGGAAGGGCGCAGGGCGCGGGCTTCCACATGTCGCAGCAGGAGGAGGCGTCTCTGATACCGCTGGTGCTGGTGTTCACGGCGGGAGAGTTCGCCGACAGCACGCTCACGGCGATCGGGAGACTGGACGCATCCGGGAAGGCGGAGCGGGCCATCGTGGGTGGGACGGGGGTTTTCCAGTACGCATGGGGGAAGCTGGCGAGCGAGCTGGTGACGTCCTCCGTCGAGGGCCTCGTCGCCGCCTTCGACGTCTACGTCATCTACTACACCGACGTCGGTTGCAGTGCCATCGCATGA
- the LOC135594808 gene encoding pterocarpan synthase 1-like: MVRVRFAKKDPSERHRKRAEHCFLLIFFPLLAAATAFPVTSEFELGIQKRIHFRVYFHETFLGPDNSTVTVVNMSLPYTFGDVDIFDAVLRIGPSKWSTEVGKAQGVSFHVSQRDESSLIPLVLVLVFTAGNFCDSTLTVIGRIDASGKADRAIVGGTGVFQFASGNVVSKQVTSDVAGLIVAFEVYVMYHNDVRLTSIA; the protein is encoded by the exons ATGGTGCGGGTGCGTTTTGCCAAGAAGGACCCCTCAG AAAGGCATCGTAAACGTGCCGAACACTGCTTCCTCCTCATCTTCTTCCCCCTCCTTGCTGCTGCCACGGCCTTCCCCGTCACCTCCGAGTTCGAACTCGGCATCCAGAAGAGAATCCACTTCCGCGTCTACTTCCACGAGACCTTTCTCGGCCCCGACAACAGCACCGTCACCGTAGTGAACATGAGCCTCCCCTACACCTTCGGGGACGTCGACATCTTCGACGCCGTGCTGAGGATCGGCCCCTCCAAGTGGTCGACTGAAGTCGGAAAGGCGCAGGGCGTGAGCTTCCACGTGTCGCAGCGGGACGAGTCGTCGCTGATACCGCTGGTGCTGGTGCTGGTGTTCACGGCGGGAAACTTCTGCGACAGCACGCTCACGGTGATCGGGAGGATCGACGCGTCCGGGAAGGCGGACCGGGCCATCGTGGGAGGGACGGGGGTGTTCCAGTTCGCGTCGGGGAACGTGGTGAGCAAGCAGGTGACGTCCGATGTCGCCGGACTCATCGTCGCCTTCGAGGTCTACGTCATGTACCATAACGACGTCCGTCTCACTTCCATCGCGTGA
- the LOC135594807 gene encoding pterocarpan synthase 1-like, producing MASSPHSSSHLYFLLVFFLLLAAATAFPVTSEFELGRQSRIHFRVYFHETFLGPDNTTVTVVNMSLPNTFGDVDIFDAVLRTGPSKRSTEVGRAQGVSFHASQRDESSLIPLVLVFTAGDFCDSTLTVIGRMDTSGKADRAIVGGTGVFQFAWGNMVSKLVTSDKAGLVAAFDIYVVYYDDVRLTAIA from the coding sequence ATGGCTTCATCCCCACACAGCTCCTCTCATCTCTACTtcctccttgtcttcttcctcctcctggctGCTGCCACAGCCTTCCCGGTGACCTCCGAGTTCGAACTCGGCCGGCAGAGTAGAATCCACTTCCGCGTCTACTTCCACGAGACCTTTCTCGGCCCCGACAACACCACCGTGACCGTGGTGAACATGAGCCTCCCCAACACCTTCGGGGACGTCGACATCTTCGACGCCGTGCTGAGGACCGGCCCCTCCAAGCGTTCGACTGAAGTCGGGAGGGCGCAGGGCGTGAGCTTCCACGCATCGCAGCGGGACGAGTCGTCGCTGATACCGCTGGTGCTGGTGTTCACGGCCGGGGACTTCTGCGACAGCACGCTCACGGTGATAGGGAGGATGGACACCTCCGGGAAGGCGGACCGGGCCATCGTGGGAGGGACTGGGGTGTTCCAGTTCGCGTGGGGGAACATGGTGAGCAAACTGGTGACGTCCGACAAAGCGGGACTCGTCGCCGCCTTCGACATCTATGTCGTCTATTATGACGACGTCCGTCTCACCGCCATCGCGTGA
- the LOC108951456 gene encoding dirigent protein 1-like, whose protein sequence is MASSPHSSSHLYLLLVLFPLLAAATALPVTSEFELGIQMRIHFRVYFHETFLGPDNTTVTVVNMSLPYTFGDVDIFDAVLRIGLSKWSTEVGRAQGVSFHVSQRDESSLIPLVLVLVFTAGNFCDSTLTVIGRIDASGKAARAIVGGTGVFQFASGNVVSKQVTSDVAGLVVAFEVYVMYHNDDRLTSIA, encoded by the coding sequence ATGGCTTCATCCCCACACAGCTCCTCTCATCTCTACTTACTCCTCGTCCTCTTCCCCCTCCTTGCGGCTGCCACGGCCTTACCCGTCACCTCCGAGTTCGAACTCGGCATCCAGATGAGAATCCACTTCCGCGTCTACTTCCACGAGACCTTTCTCGGGCCCGACAACACCACCGTCACCGTGGTGAACATGAGCCTCCCCTACACCTTCGGGGACGTCGACATCTTCGACGCCGTGCTGAGGATCGGCCTCTCCAAGTGGTCGACTGAAGTCGGAAGGGCGCAGGGCGTGAGCTTCCACGTGTCGCAGCGGGACGAGTCGTCGCTGATACCGCTGGTGCTGGTCCTGGTGTTCACGGCGGGAAACTTCTGCGACAGCACGCTCACGGTGATCGGGAGGATCGACGCGTCCGGGAAGGCGGCCCGGGCCATCGTGGGAGGGACGGGGGTGTTCCAGTTCGCGTCGGGGAACGTGGTGAGCAAGCAGGTGACGTCCGATGTCGCCGGACTCGTCGTCGCCTTCGAGGTCTACGTCATGTACCATAACGACGACCGTCTCACTTCCATCGCGTGA
- the LOC103969777 gene encoding pterocarpan synthase 1-like translates to MASSPHSSSHLYFLLVFFLLLAAATAFPVTSEFELGRQSRIHFRVYFHETFLGPDNTTVTVVNMSLPNTFGDVDIFDAVLRTGPSKRSTEVGRAQGVSFHASQRDESSLIPLVLVFTAGDFCDSTLTLIGRMDTSGKADRAIVGGTGVFQFAWGNMVSKLVTSDKAGLVAAFDIYVVYYDDVRLTAIA, encoded by the coding sequence ATGGCTTCATCCCCACACAGCTCCTCTCATCTCTACTtcctccttgtcttcttcctcctcctggctGCTGCCACAGCCTTCCCGGTGACCTCCGAGTTCGAACTCGGCCGGCAGAGCAGAATCCACTTCCGCGTCTACTTCCACGAGACCTTTCTCGGCCCCGACAACACCACCGTCACCGTGGTGAACATGAGCCTCCCCAACACCTTCGGGGACGTCGACATCTTCGACGCCGTGCTGAGGACCGGCCCCTCCAAGCGTTCGACCGAAGTCGGGAGGGCGCAGGGCGTGAGCTTCCACGCGTCGCAGCGGGACGAGTCGTCGCTGATACCGCTGGTGCTGGTGTTCACGGCCGGGGACTTCTGCGACAGCACGCTCACGTTGATAGGGAGGATGGACACCTCCGGGAAGGCGGACCGGGCCATCGTGGGAGGGACTGGGGTGTTCCAGTTCGCGTGGGGGAACATGGTGAGCAAACTGGTGACGTCCGACAAAGCGGGACTCGTCGCCGCCTTCGACATCTATGTCGTCTATTATGACGACGTCCGTCTCACCGCCATCGCGTGA